The Streptomyces sp. NBC_00224 genome contains the following window.
ATGTGCTCGGCGCACTCGTGGAGCAGGGCGTGGAGGTGCTCCAGATCCACCCCGAGTACACCGAGGGCCAGTTCGAGGTGTCGGTGGCCCCCACCGATCCGGTGGGGGCGGCGGATCTGGCGGTGCTGGTGCGCGAGACGATCCGCGCGGTCTCGGTACGCCACGGGCTCACCCCGTTCTTCGGCCCGGTCGTCACAGCGGGCGGCGTCGGCAACGGCGCCCACCTCCACCTCAGCCTCTGGCAGGACGACCGGAACCTGTGCGGCGGAGGGGACGGCCGGTTCGCCATGACGGCCGACGGCGAGTCGTTCCTCGCGGGCGTCCTGGCGGCCCTGCCCGCCCTCCTCGCCGTCGGCGCCCCCTCCCCCGCCAGCTACCTCCGCCTGGAACCTTCCCGCTGGGCCGGCGCGTTCCAGTGCTGGGGGCTGGAGAACCGGGAGGCCGCCCTCCGCTTCATCGCCGGCCCGCCCGACGACCCGGACACCGCCAACGCCGAGGTCAAGTGCTTCGACCCGGCCGCCAATCCGTACCTGGCGGTGGGTGCGGTGATCGCGGCCGGTCTCGCGGGCCTCGACGCCAAGGCGATGCTGCCCGACCCGGTCGCGGGCGACCCTGCGGTGGTCGGCGGCCGTCCCCGGCTCCCCGCCTCCCTGCCCGAGGCACTGCGCCACTTCACCGCCTCCGAGGTCCTGCGCGAGGCGATGGGCGACCCGCTCTTCGAGGCGTTCGCGGCGGTCCGCAAGGCGGAGTCGGCCCTGTTCGAGGGCAAATCCGCGCAGGAGATCGCGGACGCGACGCGGGGAAGGT
Protein-coding sequences here:
- a CDS encoding glutamine synthetase; protein product: MRSEQVRERVQRARQEAARLAAEGVRAVALTSVDNAGIARVKAVPAARLPSAVERGVGMSPCFDAFLVDDSATSSRYSGGPDGDLRLFPDLDRLTVLAGQPGWAWAPVDRYDQQGGEHPGCQRLFARRMTRRAAERGLSLRMGFETEWTVSPSLEGPAYGMARIVERSAYLGDVLGALVEQGVEVLQIHPEYTEGQFEVSVAPTDPVGAADLAVLVRETIRAVSVRHGLTPFFGPVVTAGGVGNGAHLHLSLWQDDRNLCGGGDGRFAMTADGESFLAGVLAALPALLAVGAPSPASYLRLEPSRWAGAFQCWGLENREAALRFIAGPPDDPDTANAEVKCFDPAANPYLAVGAVIAAGLAGLDAKAMLPDPVAGDPAVVGGRPRLPASLPEALRHFTASEVLREAMGDPLFEAFAAVRKAESALFEGKSAQEIADATRGRY